The following proteins come from a genomic window of Thiothrix winogradskyi:
- a CDS encoding phosphatidylglycerophosphatase A family protein — MHVTVPAKTVFSSPVHFLAFGFGSGLSPFAPGTAGTLAAIPLYLLLVQLPLWGYVAVLLLMSLAGIWICGESSRRLGVHDHGGIVWDEFAGFLLTMLAAPAGWMWIVVGFFLFRLFDIWKPWPIRLVDRDVPGGFGIMFDDILAGVYAWLVLQALAYFLVA, encoded by the coding sequence ATGCACGTCACAGTACCGGCAAAAACGGTTTTTTCTTCCCCCGTACACTTCCTTGCCTTCGGGTTTGGCAGTGGCTTGTCACCGTTCGCGCCCGGAACGGCTGGAACCTTGGCGGCGATTCCGTTGTATTTGTTGCTGGTGCAGTTGCCGCTCTGGGGGTATGTTGCGGTATTGCTGCTGATGTCATTGGCTGGTATTTGGATTTGCGGTGAATCCTCGCGGCGCTTGGGTGTACACGATCACGGTGGCATTGTGTGGGATGAGTTTGCGGGTTTCTTGTTAACCATGCTGGCGGCTCCGGCAGGGTGGATGTGGATTGTAGTGGGATTTTTCTTATTCCGCCTGTTCGACATTTGGAAACCCTGGCCCATACGCTTGGTGGATCGCGATGTGCCTGGCGGCTTTGGTATTATGTTCGATGATATACTGGCGGGTGTCTATGCTTGGCTGGTGTTGCAAGCACTGGCGTATTTCTTGGTTGCGTAG
- a CDS encoding thioredoxin family protein, translating into MTTYTFIYDINGIADFEERVLKASLRQPVLVDFWAEWCGPCLFLDPVLKAVIPEYHGKVILAKLDTEEDENMKLAGRNQVRGFPTVILFEHGKEVARFSSARNKPFVREFIDTNSQMLAKVNPAHP; encoded by the coding sequence ATGACCACTTACACCTTTATTTATGACATAAACGGTATTGCCGATTTTGAAGAACGGGTGCTCAAAGCCTCCTTACGTCAGCCTGTCCTGGTAGACTTCTGGGCAGAATGGTGTGGCCCCTGTCTGTTCCTTGACCCGGTGTTGAAAGCCGTTATTCCCGAATACCACGGCAAAGTCATACTTGCCAAACTCGATACCGAAGAAGATGAAAACATGAAGCTGGCAGGTCGTAACCAAGTACGCGGGTTCCCCACCGTCATCTTGTTTGAACATGGCAAAGAAGTCGCCCGCTTTAGCAGCGCCCGTAACAAACCATTTGTCCGGGAATTTATCGACACCAACAGCCAAATGCTGGCAAAAGTTAACCCCGCACATCCATAA